A stretch of the Marivirga tractuosa DSM 4126 genome encodes the following:
- a CDS encoding AAA family ATPase has product MEDIQNTVAKFKDARKELSKAIIGQENVVSEVFMALLADGHILLEGVPGLGKTLLVRSLAKVLQLDFHRVQFTPDLMPADIIGMEVLEEDRSTGKRFFQFNKGPVFTNILLADEINRTPPKTQSALLEAMQEREVTYAGKTYKLPEPFFLLATQNPLEQSGTYPLPEAQLDRFLFYTVVQYPAEQEEVDILQLTTGNQKNQLNPTLTAEEILKARSWVRDIHIDKDLLVKVSQLVRSTRPQTSEIELVKQYVDWGAGPRAGQSIVLAAKAHAFLDGRLSVIPVDIKAVALAVLRHRVVLNFVAKTEKFTVEELIPELLKTFK; this is encoded by the coding sequence ATGGAAGATATACAAAATACAGTTGCAAAGTTTAAAGATGCCCGAAAGGAGCTATCCAAGGCCATTATTGGTCAGGAGAATGTTGTAAGTGAAGTTTTTATGGCTTTGCTGGCGGATGGACATATATTGTTGGAAGGAGTTCCTGGATTAGGGAAAACGCTTTTGGTGCGTTCATTAGCCAAGGTATTGCAGTTAGATTTTCATAGGGTTCAATTTACACCTGATCTAATGCCTGCTGATATTATTGGTATGGAAGTTTTGGAAGAGGATAGAAGTACTGGAAAGCGCTTTTTTCAATTCAACAAAGGTCCGGTTTTTACCAATATTTTGCTAGCAGATGAAATTAATAGAACACCTCCAAAGACACAATCTGCATTATTGGAAGCTATGCAAGAGCGTGAAGTTACTTATGCTGGTAAAACCTATAAATTACCCGAGCCTTTCTTCCTTTTGGCTACTCAAAACCCTTTGGAGCAGTCAGGTACTTATCCTTTGCCAGAGGCACAGCTGGATCGATTTTTATTTTATACTGTCGTGCAATATCCTGCTGAGCAAGAGGAAGTTGACATCCTTCAGCTCACCACCGGCAATCAGAAAAATCAACTAAATCCTACTCTCACAGCTGAAGAAATTCTAAAAGCCAGAAGCTGGGTAAGGGATATTCATATTGATAAGGATTTATTGGTGAAGGTGAGTCAATTGGTGCGCTCTACTCGTCCACAAACTTCAGAAATAGAATTAGTAAAGCAATATGTAGATTGGGGGGCAGGCCCAAGAGCCGGGCAATCCATAGTATTAGCAGCTAAAGCCCATGCCTTTCTGGATGGCAGACTCTCCGTTATTCCAGTAGATATAAAAGCAGTGGCTTTGGCAGTACTTCGCCATAGAGTAGTATTGAATTTTGTGGCAAAAACGGAGAAATTCACAGTGGAAGAATTGATTCCGGAGCTTCTGAAGACTTTTAAATAG
- a CDS encoding DUF4159 domain-containing protein: MNKFFFTRLQYESGDWNVDQRMPSNLLNSLIEYTNIPVDTKERVVALSSDEIFECPFCYLSGHKLVQFTQAEKENFIKYIDNGGFIFVDDCNHDIDGLFSKSFESQMAEIYGEEGLKKIPNDHPIYFSFFEFDDGPPTTSQELNGWGDDIVHDYLKAIEKDGKIRVLYSNKDYGCEWDYDFRNKRWLAEDNTKFGVNIVVYAIAP; encoded by the coding sequence ATGAATAAATTTTTCTTCACACGCTTGCAATACGAATCAGGGGATTGGAATGTGGATCAACGGATGCCAAGCAATCTTCTGAATTCCCTAATTGAATATACTAATATACCGGTTGATACAAAAGAAAGGGTAGTCGCATTAAGCAGTGATGAAATATTTGAATGCCCATTTTGTTATCTCAGTGGTCATAAATTGGTGCAATTCACACAAGCTGAAAAAGAAAATTTTATTAAATATATAGATAATGGTGGCTTCATCTTTGTCGATGATTGCAATCATGATATTGATGGTCTTTTTTCAAAATCATTTGAAAGTCAGATGGCTGAAATATACGGAGAAGAAGGATTAAAGAAAATACCGAATGACCATCCGATCTATTTTAGCTTTTTTGAATTCGATGATGGACCACCCACCACTTCGCAAGAATTGAATGGTTGGGGAGATGATATTGTGCATGATTATTTAAAAGCTATTGAAAAAGACGGGAAAATAAGAGTGCTATATAGCAATAAAGATTATGGTTGCGAATGGGATTACGATTTCAGAAACAAAAGATGGCTGGCAGAAGACAATACTAAGTTTGGGGTGAATATAGTGGTGTATGCAATAGCCCCCTAA